A genomic segment from Garra rufa chromosome 5, GarRuf1.0, whole genome shotgun sequence encodes:
- the p2rx2 gene encoding P2X purinoceptor 2 produces MGCLEFLKDFFLGFWDYETPKVMVVKDKKLGVIYRAVQFLVITYFIWHVFISQKAYQETETRPESSVYTEMRGVAMLGDSVQDTTEYVRPSEGGDVISTILRKEVTYDQTQGTCAEHYSVTNANCTKDSDCTQGKTDFDGHGQRTGRCIQYYNYTFKTCEIKTWCPIEEYAVVREPALEQAINFTVFIKNAIHFPKFKVLRGNIKPNKPKKLSRCHYHPETNPYCPVFSLGFIATQAREKFSQLCRTGGIIGVFINWKCDFDVDPSECIPTYSFRRLDMKKNLSSSGYYYRFAKYYHKNGVEYRTLIKAYGIRLDVIVHGHAGRFSLIPTIINTVTAMTSVGICSIICDWIMLTFIDKNEVFSEKKFDDVSKKPSQPITTDLTLTSYGSTHSDLSDGVPL; encoded by the exons ATGGGTTGTCTGGAGTTCCTCAAAGACTTTTTCCTGGGTTTCTGGGATTATGAGACTCCAAAAGTAATGGTGGTGAAGGACAAAAAACTAGGAGTCATATACAGAGCCGTGCAGTTCCTGGTAATCACATATTTCATTTG GCATGTATTTATCAGTCAGAAAGCGTATCAGGAGACGGAGACGCGTCCAGAGAGCTCGGTGTACACTGAGATGAGAGGTGTGGCCATGCTGGGAGACAGCGTTCAGGACACAACAGAATACGTCAGACCATCTGAG GGTGGTGACGTGATCAGTACAATTCTTAGAAAAGAAGTGACGTACGATCAGACGCAGGGCACGTGTGCTGAG CATTACAGTGTGACCAATGCAAACTGCACAAAAGATTCGGACTGCACTCAAGGGAAAACTGACTTTGATGGTCATG GTCAAAGAACAGGACGATGTATCCAGTATTACAACTACACATTCAAGACCTGTGAGATCAAAACCTGGTGTCCCATTGAGGAATATGCTGTTGTCAG GGAGCCAGCTTTGGAACAAGCTATTAATTTTACAGTGTTCATAAAGAATGCCATCCATTTCCCAAAGTTTAAAGTTTTGAG AGGCAACATCAAACCAAACAAGCCAAAGAAATTGTCACGGTGCCACTATCACCCAGAAACCAACCCGTATTGTCCAGTGTTCAGCCTGGGCTTCATCGCAACACAGGCCCGAGAGAAATTCAGCCAACTTTGCAGAACG GGTGGGATAATTGGCGTGTTCATTAACTGGAAGTGTGATTTTGATGTGGATCCATCAGAGTGCATTCCGACATATTCATTCAGAAGACTGGACATGAAAAAAAACCTGTCCAGCTCAGGATATTACTACAG GTTTGCAAAATATTACCATAAGAATGGTGTGGAGTACAGGACACTCATAAAAGCCTATGGGATCCGGCTGGATGTCATTGTTCATGGACAT GCTGGACGGTTCAGTCTGATTCCAACCATCATCAACACAGTCACGGCCATGACGTCTGTAGGAATT TGCTCAATCATCTGTGACTGGATCATGCTGACGTTTATTGATAAGAATGAAGTCTTCAGCGAAAAGAAGTTTGATGAT GTCTCCAAGAAACCCAGTCAGCCAATCACAACAGACCTCACGCTTACAAGCTATGGCTCCACCCACTCTGATCTCTCAGATGGCGTGCCATTATAA
- the pes gene encoding pescadillo, which produces MGGLQKKKYERGSATNYISRNKARKKLSLSLADFRRLCILKGIYPHEPKHKKKVNRGSTAPKTFYLLKDIRFLLHEPIVGKFREYKIFVRKLRKAYAKAEWGGVERLRENRPVYKLDHIIKERYPTFIDALRDIDDSLSMCFLFSTFARTGKCHVQTIQLCRRLSVEWMNYIIASRSLRKVFLSIKGIYYQADVLGQTITWIIPYQFAHDHPTDVDYRVMATFTDVYTTLLGFVNFRLYQTLNLVYPPKLDGQGEFSLKSEGDEDYALESESYSEKLSALSASLARTVPTVEEEEAELDHFPADGEDLEKMEARERIELEQNKQKKLFEGLKFFLNREVPRESLAFVIRCLGGQVSWDKSLCIGGTFDETDETITHHIVDRPSVDKQYINRYYIQPQWVYDCVNGKMLLPVEEYFLGVTLPPHLSPFVEESEGDYVPPEKLKLMALQKGEKPQTQEDEEEEEDEEEEEDEDDEEEDDQSEEEDEAEDEENLAQMEAKRAQGKNLSVKVTAGKVKPENRMRAEQEEKAEEKRLAIMMMKKREKYLYDKIMFGKKRHTREANKLAAKRKAHDDASKADKKKKKKC; this is translated from the exons ATGGGCGGATTACAGAAGAAGAAG TATGAGAGGGGATCAGCCACTAACTACATCAGCAGGAATAAAGCCCGCAAGAAGCTGAGTCTGAGTCTGGCTGATTTCAG GCGGTTATGCATATTGAAAGGAATCTATCCTCATGAGCCCAAACACAAAAAGAAGGTCAACAGGGGTTCAACAGCCCCTAAAACCTTCTATCTGCTGAAAGACATCCGCTTCCTCTTGCATGAGCCCATCGTTGGAAAGTTCAGAGAGTACAAG ATTTTTGTGCGGAAACTGCGTAAAGCATATGCCAAGGCTGAGTGGGGTGGAGTGGAGAGACTGAGAGAGAACAGGCCTGTGTACAAATTGGACCACATCATCAAGGAGAG GTATCCCACATTCATCGATGCTCTCAGAGATATAGATGATTCCCTCTCTATGTGTTTCCTGTTTTCTACGTTTGCGCGCACAGGAAAATGCCACGTCCAGACAATTCAGCTGTGCCGGAGACTCAGCGTCGAGTGGATGAACTACATTATCGCCTCGCGCTCCCTGAGAAag GTTTTTCTTTCCATTAAGGGCATTTACTACCAGGCTGACGTCCTGGGACAAACCATCACATGGATCATACCATATCAGTTTGCACACGAT CACCCTACAGATGTGGACTACAGAGTTATGGCCACATTTACAGATGTCTACACAACGCTGCTTGGATTTGTTAATTTCCGCCTTTACCAGACTCTCAACCTTGTCTACCCGCCCAAG CTTGATGGGCAAGGAGAGTTCAGCCTCAAATCAGAGGGTGATGAAGATTATGCTCTGGAATCAGAAAGCTATTCTGAG AAACTGTCAGCGTTAAGTGCCAGTCTGGCCCGTACGGTTCCTAcagtggaggaggaggaggcagAGCTGGACCATTTTCCTGCTGATGGG GAAGACCTGGAGAAAATGGAGGCGAGAGAGAGGATCGAGCtggagcaaaacaaacaaaagaagctCTTCGAAGGCCTCAAGTTTTTCCTAAACAGAGAAGTTCCCAGGGAATCGCTGGCTTTTGTCATCAG GTGTCTCGGTGGACAGGTGTCCTGGGATAAATCACTGTGCATTGGTGGCACTTTTGATGAAACTGACGAAACAATCACACATCACATTGTGGACAGACCCTCTGTCGACAAACAGTACATCAACAG GTACTACATCCAGCCCCAGTGGGTGTATGACTGTGTAAATGGTAAGATGCTGTTACCTGTAGAGGAATATTTCCTGGGAGTAACACTGCCGCCTCATCTGTCACCATTCGTGGAGGAGAGTGAGGGAGATTACGTGCCACCTGAGAAACTCAAACTCATGGCCCTGCAGAAAGGAGAGAAGCCAC AAACCCAAgaagatgaggaggaggaggaagatgaggaggaggaagaggatgaGGATGATGAAGAGGAAGATGATCAAAGTGAGGAAGAAGATGAGGCTGAAGATGAAGAGAATTTAGCTCAAATGGAGGCAAAGAGAGCTCAGGGAAAG AACCTGTCAGTAAAGGTGACCGCTGGTAAAGTCAAACCAGAGAACCGCATGCGAGCCGAACAAGAGGAGAAAGCCGAGGAGAAGAGACTGGCTATTATGATGATGAAGAAGAGAGAGAAATACCTCTATGACAAGATCATGTTTGGCAAGAAGAGACACACCAGAGAG GCTAACAAACTAGCAGCTAAGAGGAAAGCTCACGATGACGCCAGCAAAGCagacaagaagaagaagaaaaagtgcTGA